A single region of the Capra hircus breed San Clemente chromosome X unlocalized genomic scaffold, ASM170441v1, whole genome shotgun sequence genome encodes:
- the LOC102177043 gene encoding melanoma-associated antigen B6-like, with the protein MPRGQKSKLRARERRHQAQVEPQNPGLQRATNTESIQRGHIDEKVVIMVYYLLYKYNLKEPIRKAEMLREVIQMYRSHYLEILRRAAEHMEMIFGLDLKEVDPYRHIYILVNKMEVSCDARLINRIEIPKTGLLMAILGVIFMQGNCASEERVWQTLNVMGLFNGRKHFIFGEPKKLITKDLVQQKYLEYRQVANSDPPCYEFLWGLRAHAETTKMKVLEFMAKIHNMVPTAFPSLYEEALRDEEERAQARASARARTAALAKARSSAIASSSSHSKRTPVQAFRHVHQVMGSRGSLVVIFDHVPKEEEKSRWIETTLKTGIMGPDEEGLRNKLSFSSYQGCPHCLSSCPHSCLLSLICVIMPRGQKSKLRAREKRQQARSEAQHLQDAQASAVEEEEFPFSPTPLLGGNVQSSPASESDRKSQGSGRAPSTTSAGASCTRSDDGAKSQDEKPSTSQALPSAEFSCRTPLDEKAILLVQFLLHKYNLRESITKEDMIKHVIKKYKKHFTAILKKASELMVLAFGIEVKEVNPTTHCYALVSKFQCTSDGRLRGEEIMPKTGLLMTILCVIFMKGNCATEEDVWEVLNVMGIYAGRKHFIHGEPKKLITKDLVQERYLEYRQVPNSDPPRYEFLWGPRAHAETSKMKVLEFLANIHDTVPSAFPSWYEEALRDEEERARARFAAMLRTSALASVHSGASGQGSFPHL; encoded by the exons ATGCCTCGGGGTCAGAAGAGTAAGCTTCGTGCCCGTGAGAGACGCCACCAGGCCCAAGTTGAGCCCCAGAATCCG GGTCTTCAGAGAGCCACAAATACTGAGTCCATCCAAAGAGGCCATATAGATGAGAAGGTGGTTATAATGGTGTATTACCTGCTGTATAAGTATAACTTGAAAGAGCCTATTAGAAAGGCGGAAATGCTGAGAGAAGTAATCCAGATGTATAGGAGTCACTACCTTGAGATACTCCGGAGAGCTGCTGAGCACATGGAGATGATCTTTGGCCTTGACCTAAAGGAAGTGGATCCCTACCGGCACATCTACATCCTTGTCAACAAAATGGAAGTAAGCTGCGATGCAAGGCTGATAAATCGGATCGAGATTCCCAAGACAGGCCTGCTGATGGCTATTCTGGGTGTAATCTTCATGCAGGGCAATTGTGCTAGTGAGGAGCGAGTCTGGCAAACCCTGAATGTGATGGGGTTATTTAACGGGAGGAAGCACTTCATTTTTGGGGAGCCTAAGAAGCTCATTACCAAAGATTTAGTGCAGCAGAAGTACCTAGAGTACCGCCAGGTGGCCAATAGTGATCCTCCGTGCTATGAGTTCCTGTGGGGCTTAAGAGCCCACGCCGAAACCACCAAGATGAAAGTGCTAGAGTTTATGGCTAAGATCCATAATATGGTCCCCACTGCCTTCCCATCCTTGTATGAGGAGGCTTTGAGAGATGAGGAAGAGAGAGCCCAAGCTAGAGCTTCAGCCAGGGCTCGTACTGCAGCCCTGGCCAAGGCCCGCTCCAGTGCCATAGCCAGCAGTTCCTCCCACTCCAAAAGA ACACCTGTACAAGCGTTCAGGCATGTTCATCAAGTGATGGGCAGCAGAGGCTCACTAGTTGTGATTTTTGACCATGtaccaaaggaagaagaaaagtctcGGTGGATTGAGACTACTCTAAAG actggcATTATGGGTCCTGATGAGGAAGGCCTCAGGAATAaactgtcattttcatcatatcaAGG gtgCCCTCATTGTCTGTCTTCCTGCCCACACTCCTGCCTGCTGTCCCTGATCTGTGTCATCATGCCTCGGGGGCAAAAGAGTAAGCTCCGTGCCCGTGAGAAACGCCAACAGGCCCGGAGTGAGGCTCAGCATCTCCAAGATGCTCAGGCCTCTGCAGTAGAGGAAGAAGAGTTCCCCTTTTCCCCTACCCCTCTGCTTGGTGGTAATGTCCAGAGCTCCCCTGCTTCTGAGTCAGATAGAAAATCCCAGGGGTCTGGGAGAGCCCCTTCCACTACTTCTGCAGGTGCTTCATGTACCAGATCTGATGATGGTGCTAAGAGCCAAGATGAAAAACCAAGCACCTCCCAGGCATTACCCAGCGCTGAGTTTTCCTGTAGAACGCCTCTAGACGAGAAGGCAATTCTGTTGGTGCAATTTCTGCTGCACAAGTATAATCTGAGAGAGTCCATTACCAAAGAAGATATGATTAAGCATGTCATCAAAAAGTACAAGAAGCACTTCACTGCGATCCTCAAGAAAGCTTCTGAGCTGATGGTGCTGGCCTTTGGCATTGAGGTGAAGGAAGTTAACCCCACCACTCATTGCTATGCCCTTGTCAGCAAATTTCAGTGCACCAGTGATGGCAGACTGCGGGGTGAGGAGATCATGCCCAAGACCGGCCTCCTTATGACCATCCTCTGTGTGATCTTCATGAAGGGCAACTGCGCCACCGAGGAGGATGTCTGGGAGGTGCTCAATGTGATGGGGATATATGCTGGAAGGAAGCACTTCATCCATGGGGAGCCCAAGAAGCTCATCACCAAAGATCTGGTGCAGGAAAGGTATCTGGAATACCGCCAGGTGCCCAACAGTGATCCTCCACGCTATGAGTTCCTGTGGGGCCCGAGAGCCCATGCTGAAACCAGCAAAATGAAAGTTCTTGAGTTCTTGGCCAACATTCATGATACGGTCCCCAGTGCCTTCCCATCCTGGTATGAAGAGGCTTTGAGGGATGAAGAAGAGAGAGCCCGAGCCAGATTTGCAGCCATGCTTCGCACCAGTGCCCTGGCCAGTGTGCATTCTGGGGCCAGTGGCCAAGGCAGCTTCCCTCACCTGTAG
- the LOC102177319 gene encoding melanoma-associated antigen B10-like, which produces MPRGQKSKLRAREKRRQARQESSDRVEAQPTEPEEEEFPSSPSPSFEDVPQSSAATGTSSSLQVPGKICSTTVAASVSDAKFSEGATDQGEEKPKVSQSQDTTKRCPKDPVDKKVALLVNYLLIKYQMKEPVTKRDMLRNVIHKYKNHFSEILRKASEHLELLFGLDVKETDPNKGTYVLVNKMELGSDEKLGDDKEIPKTGLLMIVLGVILTKGNCATEEQVWEVLNMMELYEEKKDAIYGDVKQLITKDLVQEKYLEYRQVANSDPPRYEFLWGPRAYTETTKMKVLEFVAKIHDTVPAAFPSLYKEALRDEEERAQARASARAHTAALASARSWATARGFSCTK; this is translated from the coding sequence ATGCCTCGGGGTCAGAAGAGTAAGCTTCGCGCCCGTGAAAAACGCCGCCAGGCTCGACAAGAGTCCAGTGATCGGGTGGAAGCTCAGCCCACTGAACCAGAGGAAGAAGAATTCCCTTCTTCCCCATCTCCTTCTTTTGAAGATGTTCCCCAGAGCTCAGCTGCCACTGGAACATCCAGCAGTCTTCAAGTGCCTGGCAAAATCTGCTCCACCACTGTTGCTGCCTCTGTTTCAGATGCAAAATTTAGTGAAGGTGCCACTGATCAAGGAGAGGAAAAGCCAAAAGTCTCTCAGAGTCAAGATACCACTAAGCGCTGTCCCAAAGATCCTGTAGACAAGAAGGTTGCTTTGTTGGTGAATTACCTTCTGATCAAGTATCAAATGAAAGAGCCTGTGACCAAGAGAGATATGCTGAGAAATGTAATCCACAAGTACAAGAATCACTTCAGTGAGATCCTCAGGAAAGCCTCTGAGCATCTGGAGCTGCTGTTTGGCCTCGACGTGAAAGAAACGGATCCCAACAAGGGTACTTATGTCCTTGTCAATAAAATGGAACTGGGCTCTGACGAAAAGCTGGGTGATGACAAAGAGATTCCCAAGACTGGTCTGCTGATGATTGTCCTGGGTGTGATCCTCACGAAAGGCAACTGCGCCACTGAGGAGCAAGTGTGGGAAGTGCTGAATATGATGGAGTTATATGAGGAGAAGAAGGACGCCATCTATGGGGATGTGAAGCAGCTCATCACCAAAGATTTAGTGCAGGAAAAGTATCTGGAGTACCGCCAGGTGGCCAATAGTGATCCTCCACGCTATGAGTTTCTGTGGGGCCCGAGAGCCTACACTGAAACCACCAAGATGAAAGTGCTGGAGTTTGTAGCTAAGATCCATGATACGGTCCCCGCTGCCTTCCCATCCTTGTATAAGGAGGCTTTGAGAGATGAGGAAGAGAGAGCCCAAGCTAGAGCTTCAGCCAGGGCTCATACTGCTGCTTTGGCCAGTGCCCGCTCCTGGGCCACAGCCCGCGGCTTTTCCTGCACCAAATGA